A window of the Capricornis sumatraensis isolate serow.1 chromosome 9, serow.2, whole genome shotgun sequence genome harbors these coding sequences:
- the FAM174C gene encoding protein FAM174C, which yields MGPRLLPPRLLLLSALLLPPLLYGAEDTPPSPQATLSLSPPPPVVTNGSQPGAPHNDTHPGPPGSPGSPLLRSFYVVTGLIVVAALYFLIRAFRLKKPQRRRYGLLANTEDPTEMTSMDSDEETVFETRNLR from the exons ATGGGGCCGCGCTTGCTGCCGCCGCGGCTCCTGCTGCTGTCGGCGCTCTTGCTGCCGCCACTGCTGTACGGAGCCGAGGACACGCCCCCGTCTCCACAGGCCACGCTGTCGctgtcgccgccgccgcccgtCGTGACGAACGGGAGCCAGCCGGGTGCACCGCACAACGACACACACCCGGGGCCACCGGGGTCGCCGGGCTCGCCGCTGCTGCGCTCGTTCTACGTGGTCACGGGCCTCATCGTCGTAGCCGCTCTCTACTTCCTCATCCGGGCATTCAG ATTGAAAAAGCCACAGCGGAGGAGGTACGGGCTCCTGGCCAACACCGAGGACCCCACCGAGATGACCTCAATGGACAGTGACGAGGAGACAGTCTTTGAGACAAGGAACCTGAGATG A